A section of the Bacillus pumilus genome encodes:
- a CDS encoding SMI1/KNR4 family protein yields MIFQWIKEKLDQYTIDIRSTKTNSLLYEMNKIEEENGYHISSDYKSFINEYGECWIEDNVYTSLREKPVWLVGESVPVELFYGLEQNDYDIREAIKTYKEQLLEQIIPIADADGGDLICLDVSEINQGEIYFWDHELRDRDQDLFLIADTFTGFIEGLFVVEDDDEDSDTEDIDIQLSDDLIKMLKERD; encoded by the coding sequence ATGATTTTTCAATGGATTAAAGAAAAACTTGATCAATACACTATTGATATCAGATCAACCAAAACAAATAGTTTATTATACGAAATGAATAAAATAGAAGAAGAAAACGGATATCACATTTCTTCTGATTATAAAAGTTTTATTAATGAATACGGGGAATGTTGGATTGAGGACAATGTATATACCTCTCTAAGAGAAAAACCAGTTTGGTTAGTTGGTGAATCAGTGCCAGTCGAATTGTTTTATGGATTGGAACAGAATGATTATGATATACGAGAAGCCATAAAAACATATAAAGAACAATTACTAGAACAAATAATTCCTATCGCAGACGCAGATGGCGGAGACCTAATTTGTTTAGATGTTAGTGAAATAAATCAAGGGGAAATTTATTTTTGGGATCATGAACTTAGAGATAGAGACCAGGATCTGTTCCTGATTGCTGATACTTTTACTGGGTTTATTGAAGGGTTATTTGTTGTTGAAGATGATGATGAAGATAGTGATACAGAAGATATTGATATCCAACTTAGTGACGATCTCATAAAAATGTTAAAGGAGAGAGACTAA
- a CDS encoding tripartite tricarboxylate transporter substrate-binding protein — MKKAICLIVIIICLCLALTFNEKKGGDSFLEHSPLYIVVSGVPDGGFDQTAQVMKSVLEKEKLVKQPVNILYQRGGTVDKGWTYMLERETNYISLNSSLLLSRNLLGSSNMTMNDVTPLAILAEEWQVVAVPVDSPFSNGKELLNTLKKKPDSLKIGFAPDFGNDDQISFARAAEMAGIDPYRIQFLKFDSADDLFQALIDHEVDAATTTITEVRHDYEKKRLKLVATTTNKRLAGFEDVPTWKEQGIPLIFSHWRGVMGPKQMSQKDIREWDQLLQKMTQTKSWKKQLKQKGWTSRYMNSKETKIFMEDQLRRYEQFIQGEQAVE, encoded by the coding sequence ATGAAAAAAGCAATATGCCTTATCGTGATCATCATATGTCTTTGTCTGGCGCTCACCTTTAATGAAAAAAAGGGAGGCGACTCTTTCCTGGAGCACAGCCCATTATATATTGTGGTGTCTGGTGTTCCTGATGGCGGCTTTGACCAAACAGCTCAAGTGATGAAATCAGTGCTTGAGAAAGAAAAGCTGGTGAAGCAGCCGGTGAATATCCTTTATCAAAGAGGCGGAACGGTGGATAAAGGATGGACATATATGCTAGAGCGAGAAACCAACTATATTAGTTTAAATTCAAGTTTATTGTTAAGCCGTAATTTGCTTGGTAGCAGTAACATGACAATGAACGATGTCACACCGCTCGCCATTTTGGCAGAGGAGTGGCAGGTCGTCGCAGTCCCAGTCGATTCGCCCTTTTCAAACGGGAAGGAGTTGTTAAACACTCTAAAGAAGAAACCAGATTCCTTAAAAATTGGATTTGCCCCAGATTTCGGTAATGATGATCAAATCTCGTTCGCACGTGCGGCAGAAATGGCTGGAATTGATCCATACCGTATTCAATTTTTGAAATTTGACAGTGCAGATGATTTATTCCAAGCGCTCATAGATCATGAAGTCGATGCAGCAACGACCACGATTACAGAGGTTCGTCATGACTATGAAAAGAAAAGGCTAAAGCTTGTGGCAACCACGACGAACAAGCGTTTAGCTGGATTTGAAGATGTGCCGACTTGGAAAGAGCAAGGCATCCCGCTCATTTTCTCTCATTGGCGTGGTGTGATGGGCCCAAAACAAATGAGTCAAAAAGATATACGTGAATGGGATCAGCTTCTTCAAAAAATGACACAAACGAAGTCGTGGAAAAAGCAATTAAAGCAAAAGGGCTGGACAAGTCGTTATATGAACAGCAAAGAAACAAAGATCTTTATGGAAGATCAATTAAGGCGATATGAACAGTTTATTCAAGGAGAACAAGCGGTCGAGTGA
- a CDS encoding T7SS effector LXG polymorphic toxin translates to MKILDAPSLLSAVEQRSKAYHELQEEMKLVKKALKGVSGLGDEFTGKGADNIKAFYNDLALYTDTYLDFIDMQKAFLDGVKGKLDDESLGGSTFIDEHFLDAQLKQGIQNNKDMVKEQKEALSTIFDDISDLIELQTFSSKEVDEHLDDANKKRKDAIEAIHTLDHALKTEHEKSEAIEKHLATFYTKKMAATGKGKNAQPMYYDAKAFHETDVYKNHDKIDAQVKAYLKAKKEEKEKRRIKELKEKLNDPSCLSVEKYFEIVDEIGYENLSYDQKLYYSQLLQIKAQEEASDVFVDSVKGAAVGLYDVAKDTVVGIYDLVTDPGGAVESVVTAVSHPIETSKAIGKAISDSFEKEVIDGDAYSRSHWFAYATGSLAEIVFGSKGAGAITKTWTTAAKTTVKKGLEQGAKSLDKVSLPNLLPYSPKFQMAGGGKLPYNVFDGENLKSKLLSMAKHLDNQPVYGISKTGRRLPAPKSPPTVVSYGDQYVKWKRKKVLKPNVVYTTKQGYSYTTVHYGRIVKVEASDLKYGEVKRNQYAQSNSGKPDRLLKDDGGHLIASIFKGSGDIDNLVPMSSQINRSGGKWYNMEQEWLAALKEIPPKHVEVSIEPIYQGDLLRPESFFVEYKIGKSYVQEFIKNQPGG, encoded by the coding sequence ATGAAAATATTAGATGCTCCATCTTTACTATCAGCTGTCGAACAGAGGTCAAAGGCCTATCATGAGCTTCAAGAAGAGATGAAACTTGTGAAAAAAGCACTGAAAGGTGTATCGGGATTAGGTGATGAGTTTACTGGAAAAGGTGCTGATAATATCAAAGCTTTTTATAATGATCTTGCACTATACACAGACACTTATCTTGATTTTATCGATATGCAAAAGGCTTTTTTAGATGGAGTGAAAGGGAAGCTAGATGATGAATCATTAGGAGGGAGTACATTTATTGATGAGCATTTCCTAGATGCTCAATTGAAGCAAGGCATTCAAAACAATAAAGATATGGTCAAGGAACAAAAAGAAGCTCTATCAACGATTTTTGACGATATTAGTGATTTGATTGAATTACAGACATTTTCCAGCAAAGAGGTAGATGAGCATTTAGATGATGCTAACAAAAAAAGAAAAGATGCAATTGAGGCTATACATACATTAGATCATGCGCTAAAAACAGAACACGAAAAATCAGAAGCGATTGAGAAGCACCTTGCAACTTTTTATACAAAAAAGATGGCTGCTACAGGAAAAGGTAAGAACGCTCAGCCCATGTATTATGATGCAAAAGCATTTCATGAGACAGATGTGTACAAGAATCATGATAAAATCGATGCACAGGTGAAAGCATATTTAAAGGCGAAAAAAGAAGAAAAAGAGAAAAGAAGAATCAAAGAATTGAAAGAAAAGCTCAATGATCCTTCGTGTCTATCAGTAGAGAAATACTTTGAGATTGTAGACGAAATTGGATATGAAAATCTTTCTTACGATCAAAAATTGTATTATAGCCAGCTGCTCCAAATCAAAGCGCAGGAAGAAGCATCAGATGTATTCGTTGATAGTGTAAAAGGTGCTGCAGTGGGTCTATATGATGTGGCCAAAGATACAGTAGTAGGCATCTACGATCTTGTAACAGATCCTGGTGGCGCCGTAGAATCAGTCGTAACGGCTGTTTCTCATCCAATTGAAACATCAAAAGCGATTGGAAAAGCGATTTCAGACTCATTCGAAAAAGAAGTCATAGATGGTGATGCGTATTCACGGTCACACTGGTTCGCCTATGCGACTGGTTCACTCGCAGAAATTGTCTTTGGTTCTAAAGGGGCGGGAGCCATCACAAAAACGTGGACAACCGCAGCGAAAACTACAGTGAAGAAAGGGCTTGAACAAGGAGCAAAATCATTAGACAAAGTCTCTCTTCCGAATCTATTGCCGTACTCACCAAAGTTTCAAATGGCTGGTGGAGGGAAACTTCCTTACAATGTGTTTGATGGGGAGAATCTAAAAAGTAAACTTCTTTCCATGGCAAAACACTTGGACAATCAGCCTGTATATGGTATCTCTAAGACAGGTAGACGATTACCTGCACCAAAATCACCACCGACTGTTGTCAGTTACGGAGATCAATATGTGAAATGGAAACGCAAGAAGGTATTAAAACCAAATGTAGTTTATACAACAAAACAAGGGTACTCATACACTACCGTTCACTATGGACGTATTGTCAAAGTCGAAGCAAGTGATTTAAAATACGGGGAGGTCAAAAGAAACCAATATGCTCAGTCTAATTCAGGTAAGCCAGACCGATTATTAAAAGATGACGGAGGTCATTTGATTGCATCTATTTTTAAAGGGTCTGGGGATATTGATAATCTTGTGCCGATGAGTTCACAGATTAATAGAAGTGGCGGTAAATGGTACAACATGGAGCAGGAATGGTTGGCTGCACTAAAAGAGATTCCACCAAAACATGTAGAGGTAAGTATTGAGCCTATTTATCAGGGTGATTTGTTAAGACCCGAGAGTTTTTTTGTAGAATATAAAATCGGAAAAAGTTATGTTCAAGAATTTATCAAGAATCAACCTGGAGGTTAA
- a CDS encoding sensor histidine kinase, with protein sequence MGKRKVTLQTKILGLIIGLLLVVIALLTICFGFLQTSERQRQAEQLAVQTARTISYMPPIKTSVATSSVSQDEEQAVLEQMKDQVKAHAIFITNQKGKVLFHTNHENVGKTISVFRGRSTLLFGGTSISAGDSNGETVVRGSAPIMKETGKHEEIIGTVTVEFLKKEIDQATAHQLFKLSYIALLVLLPGIFGAIFLTRSIRKDTLGLEPHEIASLFREREAMLLAIKEGIIAFDRKGAMTMMNTSAEQMLRVSSELPLHIDQVLPKANLLFYLKEETIEPNIETVVNNKTYVLNVKKVVQDNHVFGGIVSFREKTELTKLLDTLTEVSQYSEDLRAQTHEFSNKLYAILGLLELKQVDEAIDLIKEEYTLQNRQHDLLMKQIRSPKIQAILLGKLGKASEKKVHFHIDENSSLEPLPAHLSLSHFITIIGNLVDNAFEAVLNKDTREVSLFITDIGFDIIIEVSDSGDGVGEEELSHIFTRGHSSKGEGRGYGLANVKEVLDELGGWIEVTNQKEGGAIFTAYIPKGTKGE encoded by the coding sequence ATGGGCAAAAGGAAAGTCACTTTGCAAACGAAAATCTTAGGGTTAATTATCGGGCTTTTGCTTGTTGTCATTGCGTTATTGACCATTTGCTTTGGTTTTCTACAGACGTCAGAAAGGCAGCGACAAGCTGAACAGCTCGCGGTGCAAACCGCTAGAACAATCTCATATATGCCGCCCATTAAAACATCGGTGGCTACCTCATCCGTGTCTCAGGACGAGGAACAGGCAGTACTTGAGCAAATGAAAGATCAAGTCAAAGCACATGCCATCTTCATTACCAATCAAAAGGGGAAGGTCCTTTTTCATACGAACCATGAGAATGTAGGAAAAACAATCAGTGTATTTAGGGGGAGAAGTACCCTGCTATTTGGGGGAACCTCCATATCAGCGGGTGATTCTAATGGTGAAACCGTTGTCAGAGGTAGTGCCCCAATTATGAAAGAAACAGGCAAGCATGAAGAAATTATTGGCACAGTCACCGTCGAATTTTTAAAAAAGGAAATCGATCAAGCGACAGCCCATCAACTATTCAAGCTTAGCTATATTGCTCTACTTGTCCTCTTGCCAGGTATATTCGGAGCGATTTTTTTAACAAGAAGTATTCGTAAAGATACATTAGGGCTTGAACCGCATGAAATTGCTTCATTATTCCGAGAAAGAGAAGCGATGCTGCTTGCGATAAAAGAAGGGATTATTGCATTTGACCGCAAAGGCGCGATGACGATGATGAATACATCTGCTGAACAGATGCTTCGCGTTTCATCCGAGCTGCCGCTTCATATTGATCAAGTCTTGCCAAAAGCCAATCTCCTTTTCTATTTAAAGGAAGAGACGATTGAACCGAACATCGAAACCGTCGTAAATAATAAAACCTATGTCTTAAATGTGAAAAAAGTGGTGCAAGACAACCATGTCTTTGGAGGGATTGTGAGCTTCAGGGAGAAAACAGAGCTGACGAAGCTGCTGGATACATTAACAGAGGTCAGCCAATATTCAGAAGACCTGAGGGCACAAACGCACGAATTCTCAAATAAGCTGTATGCCATTTTAGGTTTACTTGAGCTGAAGCAAGTGGATGAAGCCATTGACTTAATAAAGGAAGAATATACGCTGCAAAACCGTCAGCACGATTTACTGATGAAGCAAATACGATCTCCTAAAATTCAAGCCATTCTACTTGGCAAGCTAGGGAAAGCCTCTGAGAAGAAGGTACATTTCCACATTGACGAAAATAGTTCATTGGAGCCGCTTCCAGCACATTTAAGTTTATCTCACTTTATTACCATCATTGGTAATCTGGTAGATAACGCCTTTGAGGCTGTACTAAATAAGGATACGCGCGAGGTCAGCCTGTTCATCACAGATATTGGGTTTGATATTATCATAGAAGTATCTGATTCAGGTGATGGAGTAGGCGAGGAAGAACTTTCACATATTTTCACAAGAGGCCATTCGTCAAAGGGGGAAGGACGAGGCTACGGGCTAGCGAATGTGAAAGAAGTGCTGGATGAACTTGGAGGCTGGATTGAAGTGACGAACCAAAAAGAAGGCGGTGCCATCTTCACTGCATACATACCGAAAGGCACAAAGGGGGAATAA
- a CDS encoding response regulator transcription factor has product MSYRIVIVDDHYVVREGLKLILETDHRFEVVGEAEDGDIGLDVMKKEAPDLVLLDLNMPRMNGLDMLREMQSLQLNIPVLILTTYNEDKLMVQGLKLGAKGYLLKDASREDLFNTIEAAIRGDILLQSNVATKIFESTEHQETQEKTERENSLLTGKELLFLQAVARGFRSKEIAFDMGISERTVKEHLTNIYQKLEVTSRAEAIKTAVEFGIIHF; this is encoded by the coding sequence TTGTCTTATCGAATTGTGATTGTTGATGACCATTATGTAGTTAGAGAAGGATTAAAATTAATTCTTGAAACAGATCACCGGTTTGAAGTAGTTGGAGAAGCGGAAGATGGAGATATTGGACTGGATGTGATGAAGAAGGAAGCGCCGGACCTTGTGTTACTCGATCTGAACATGCCTAGAATGAATGGGCTTGATATGCTGAGAGAAATGCAATCTCTTCAATTAAATATTCCAGTGCTCATACTGACTACATATAATGAAGATAAATTGATGGTTCAAGGGCTGAAATTGGGTGCAAAAGGCTACCTATTAAAAGATGCCAGTAGAGAAGATTTATTTAACACGATTGAAGCTGCTATAAGAGGAGACATTTTACTTCAATCAAATGTAGCTACAAAAATTTTTGAGTCAACAGAACATCAGGAAACTCAAGAAAAAACAGAAAGAGAGAACAGCTTGCTGACTGGAAAAGAGCTGCTTTTTTTGCAAGCGGTGGCAAGAGGTTTTAGAAGTAAAGAAATCGCATTTGATATGGGGATTTCAGAAAGAACGGTAAAAGAACATTTAACAAATATTTATCAAAAACTAGAAGTTACATCAAGAGCTGAAGCAATTAAAACGGCAGTAGAATTTGGCATCATTCATTTTTAA
- a CDS encoding immunity protein YezG family protein, whose translation MESIEHYYKKIAESINELIPCDWDKVWMYAEILDDSAGITFCFNETNSEEYVYGHEIPLKYNVSKSTYIHLLYELSKIFEELKKAYVQINLGAWTTATLQLDKTGKFSINYGYEDILSIGLYGIQRRAVWEYKTFGFLPEDEKDKEAVLNYLKNKEENN comes from the coding sequence ATGGAATCAATAGAACACTATTATAAAAAAATAGCAGAATCAATTAATGAATTAATACCGTGTGATTGGGATAAAGTTTGGATGTATGCAGAAATACTAGATGATTCGGCTGGAATTACATTTTGTTTCAACGAGACTAATAGTGAAGAGTATGTTTATGGACATGAAATTCCACTTAAATATAATGTAAGTAAATCAACATACATTCACTTATTATACGAACTCAGTAAAATTTTTGAAGAATTGAAAAAAGCATATGTACAAATTAATTTAGGTGCTTGGACAACAGCTACCCTCCAATTAGATAAAACAGGTAAATTCTCAATTAATTATGGCTATGAAGATATTTTATCTATAGGGCTTTATGGTATCCAGAGAAGAGCTGTATGGGAGTATAAAACGTTCGGGTTTTTACCCGAAGACGAGAAAGATAAAGAAGCCGTGCTGAATTATCTTAAAAATAAAGAAGAAAACAACTAA
- a CDS encoding response regulator: MMKVLIAEDDFRIAAIHASYIQQIEGFQVAGKAKSAKDMWEALQQEQVDLILLDVYMPDELGTNLLPLLRERYPEVDVMIITAATETTLLRDALQYGVVHYLIKPVTAQKFAQVLTEYKEKKDMINSKDEVNQTMIDLFFGQMQEEPKEKGDRDLPTGINSLTLDKVKTLIESENDGISAEELGEKMGASRTTARRYVEYLVTTGECRAELAYGIIGRPERKYYPAKKQAES, translated from the coding sequence GTGATGAAGGTACTCATTGCGGAGGATGATTTTCGAATCGCAGCCATTCATGCATCTTATATACAACAAATAGAAGGATTTCAAGTCGCCGGAAAGGCAAAGAGTGCAAAAGATATGTGGGAGGCGCTTCAACAGGAACAAGTCGACCTCATCTTGCTTGATGTGTATATGCCCGATGAACTCGGCACAAACCTGTTGCCGCTTTTAAGAGAACGCTATCCAGAAGTAGATGTGATGATTATCACAGCTGCGACGGAAACGACACTTTTAAGAGATGCTCTTCAATACGGAGTGGTTCATTATTTAATCAAACCAGTGACTGCACAAAAGTTTGCGCAAGTTTTAACGGAATATAAAGAGAAGAAAGACATGATCAATTCCAAGGATGAAGTCAATCAAACGATGATTGATTTGTTTTTTGGACAGATGCAAGAAGAACCAAAGGAAAAGGGTGACAGAGACCTGCCTACAGGGATCAATTCACTGACCTTGGACAAGGTGAAAACGTTGATAGAATCAGAGAATGATGGAATTTCAGCAGAAGAACTCGGAGAAAAAATGGGGGCATCACGCACAACAGCGAGGCGGTACGTGGAGTATCTAGTGACAACTGGAGAATGCCGGGCAGAACTTGCGTATGGAATCATTGGCAGACCAGAGCGAAAATATTATCCTGCCAAAAAGCAAGCGGAGTCTTAA
- a CDS encoding exosporium glycoprotein BclB-related protein: MNTAPPTGTPDTSPDYTLLAAAGATGVTGATGATGGTGATGVTGATGVTGDTGATGVTGATGATGDTGATGVTGATGVGLDGVTVFDPAVAPTYPVGQVVTFDGGTYVVNTAPPTGTPDTSPDYTLLAAAGVTGATGVTGDTGATGAIGATGVTGDTGATGATGTGVTGATGDTGATGVTGATGATGATGDTGATGLTGATGATGATGVTGDTGATGVTGVGLTGIVAFDPATAPTYPVGQVVTFDGGTYVVNTAPPTGTPDTSPDYTLLAAAGVTGATGVTGATGVTGDTGVTGVTGDTGATGATGTGATGATGDTGATGVTGVTGATGVTGDTGATGATGTGATGATGDTGATGITGVTGATGLTGATGATGVTGATGLTGATGATGVTGATGSSAIIPFASGTPAVLTTVAGGLVGTSSLIGFGNSATGVSVLGGVIDLTGAAGTLLNMAFSVPRAGTITSFAGYFSTTAALSLVGTSVTVTASLFASPTPNNSFTQVASVTLAPALTGVLTLGAIANGIATGLNVPVTPETRLLVVFSATATGLSLLNTVAGYASAGLSIT; this comes from the coding sequence GTGAATACAGCACCACCAACAGGTACACCAGATACGTCACCAGATTATACGTTATTGGCAGCTGCAGGAGCGACCGGAGTAACCGGCGCCACAGGTGCAACAGGCGGTACAGGTGCGACTGGCGTTACAGGAGCAACCGGTGTAACGGGCGATACGGGTGCGACAGGAGTAACCGGTGCCACAGGTGCAACAGGCGATACAGGAGCGACCGGAGTCACAGGAGCAACCGGAGTAGGTTTAGACGGAGTCACAGTGTTTGATCCAGCGGTAGCTCCAACCTATCCAGTAGGTCAAGTGGTGACATTTGATGGTGGAACCTATGTTGTGAATACAGCACCACCAACAGGTACACCAGATACGTCGCCAGACTATACGTTATTGGCAGCCGCAGGTGTTACAGGAGCCACCGGAGTAACGGGTGATACAGGTGCCACGGGAGCCATCGGTGCAACTGGTGTAACGGGTGATACAGGAGCCACCGGCGCCACGGGTACAGGAGTGACCGGTGCAACCGGAGATACAGGCGCCACAGGAGTAACCGGCGCCACGGGAGCAACTGGTGCAACGGGTGATACAGGCGCCACGGGATTAACTGGAGCCACCGGTGCCACCGGAGCTACCGGGGTAACGGGCGATACTGGTGCGACCGGAGTAACCGGTGTGGGATTAACTGGCATTGTGGCATTTGATCCAGCAACAGCTCCAACCTATCCAGTAGGTCAAGTGGTGACATTTGATGGTGGAACCTATGTTGTGAATACAGCACCACCAACAGGTACACCAGATACGTCGCCAGACTATACGTTGTTGGCAGCCGCAGGTGTGACCGGAGCCACCGGAGTTACTGGTGCCACAGGGGTAACCGGAGATACAGGAGTCACCGGGGTAACGGGTGATACAGGAGCTACGGGAGCCACGGGTACAGGAGCTACCGGAGCCACCGGAGATACAGGTGCGACCGGTGTCACAGGAGTCACCGGAGCAACCGGTGTAACGGGTGATACAGGAGCTACGGGAGCCACGGGTACAGGAGCTACCGGAGCAACCGGAGATACAGGTGCGACCGGTATCACAGGAGTCACCGGAGCCACAGGTTTAACAGGAGCCACGGGAGCTACTGGAGTCACCGGAGCCACAGGTTTAACAGGAGCCACGGGAGCGACCGGAGTGACTGGCGCCACGGGATCGAGTGCGATCATTCCGTTTGCTTCAGGAACACCTGCTGTCTTGACGACAGTTGCGGGCGGTCTCGTTGGAACATCCAGCTTGATCGGGTTTGGTAACTCAGCGACAGGTGTCAGTGTTTTAGGCGGTGTTATTGATTTAACAGGTGCTGCAGGCACTTTACTCAACATGGCATTCTCAGTTCCGAGAGCTGGAACGATTACGTCATTTGCCGGTTATTTCAGTACAACAGCAGCACTTTCTTTGGTCGGCACAAGTGTTACCGTAACGGCTAGTCTATTCGCTTCACCGACACCAAATAACAGTTTCACACAAGTAGCGAGTGTCACATTAGCCCCAGCTTTAACCGGAGTTTTAACACTGGGTGCTATTGCAAATGGTATTGCGACTGGTTTAAATGTACCAGTCACACCTGAAACAAGATTGCTCGTTGTCTTCTCTGCAACAGCTACAGGTCTATCTTTACTGAATACTGTAGCAGGCTATGCGAGTGCTGGTTTATCAATCACGTAA
- a CDS encoding HNH endonuclease gives MQLVPTDLHKNVPHIGGASDLRGGYKNDFSMD, from the coding sequence ATCCAACTTGTTCCGACTGACTTACATAAAAATGTGCCACATATTGGTGGAGCATCAGACTTAAGAGGAGGCTACAAAAATGATTTTTCAATGGATTAA
- a CDS encoding histidine kinase: protein MFGWLFCFSYNKNRIDPFVSLADTQSGLFYIQFITTQWSMSGLFFSALIIIHLILHWWSFYWFQNNPWVYFLIQGIIVLLCVSVMQAASPVILIGLLPVLIAQSIGVYYHTLKVILTGLSFYVLFFLALILVNDTDDLTVYIPILFLILIVVFAYSILFFRQVKARIRTQIFLKELELAHRQVEELTLANERQRMARDLHDTLAQGLAGIIMQLEAVQAHLDKQNVTRAQNIIKGSMSQARKTLAEARMVIDDLRMQGKDQHDLADSVKSEVNRFMEATNIPVHKKISDSYQVSPFLIEHTIYIVSECLTNIAKHAKASLVWVVLEQQDDQIYLEVKDNGVGFDEKKNESTFGHYGIIGMTERVRLVNGQICLKSTKNEGTQVTVTIPLKKE, encoded by the coding sequence ATGTTCGGTTGGCTGTTTTGTTTTAGTTATAATAAGAATAGGATTGACCCCTTTGTGAGCCTGGCTGACACTCAGTCAGGTCTTTTTTATATTCAATTTATCACTACACAATGGTCGATGTCGGGTTTGTTTTTTTCTGCACTCATTATCATACATCTTATATTACATTGGTGGTCATTCTATTGGTTCCAAAATAATCCATGGGTATATTTTCTGATTCAAGGGATTATCGTTTTACTTTGTGTCTCAGTCATGCAAGCAGCCTCCCCTGTCATCCTAATAGGTCTCTTACCGGTTCTCATTGCACAAAGTATTGGTGTGTACTATCATACCTTGAAGGTGATATTGACAGGGCTTAGCTTTTATGTGCTTTTCTTTCTTGCACTTATTTTAGTTAATGATACAGATGATCTGACGGTATACATTCCTATTTTATTTTTAATTTTAATTGTGGTCTTCGCGTATTCTATTTTATTTTTTAGACAAGTGAAAGCTAGAATTAGAACACAAATCTTTCTAAAAGAGCTAGAGCTCGCACACCGACAAGTTGAGGAGCTGACACTTGCAAATGAACGTCAAAGAATGGCGCGAGACCTACACGATACTCTAGCCCAAGGACTTGCAGGTATTATTATGCAGCTTGAAGCAGTTCAAGCACACTTAGACAAGCAGAATGTGACGCGTGCTCAAAATATTATTAAAGGTTCAATGAGCCAAGCGCGAAAAACATTGGCTGAGGCACGAATGGTTATTGACGATCTTAGAATGCAAGGGAAAGATCAACATGATTTAGCTGATTCGGTTAAGAGTGAAGTTAATCGCTTTATGGAGGCGACGAATATTCCAGTTCATAAGAAAATATCTGACTCTTATCAAGTGTCGCCTTTTCTTATAGAACATACTATTTATATTGTCAGTGAATGCTTAACAAATATCGCAAAACATGCCAAAGCCAGTCTCGTTTGGGTGGTCTTGGAACAACAAGACGACCAAATTTATTTAGAAGTTAAAGATAATGGAGTGGGATTTGATGAGAAAAAAAATGAATCCACTTTTGGACATTATGGCATAATTGGTATGACAGAACGTGTACGACTCGTAAACGGACAAATCTGCTTGAAAAGTACAAAAAATGAAGGTACACAAGTAACGGTTACCATACCTTTGAAAAAGGAGTAA